Within Sorangiineae bacterium MSr11367, the genomic segment GCTCGAGCGGGATGACGCCGTGGGGGACGTACCTCACGTGCGAAGAGACGACGAACAATTACCTCGACCCGACGCAGCCGGACAATGGCTATGGCTGGGTCGTGGAAATCGATCCGCGCGGCGAGCTCGCGGATCTCCCGGTCAAGCGCACCGCGCTCGGGCGGTTCGATCATGAAAATAGCGCGTACCTGCTCGCCGGCGACAACTCGCTGGCCTTCTACCTCGGCGACGATTCCACGCCGGGCTGCATTTACAAGTTCGTGCCGAGCGGCAAATTCGACCCGCAGAACCGTGCGGCGAATGCCAACTTGCTCGACAGCGGGACGCTGTACGTCGCCAAGTTCAATGCGGATGGCACCGGCCAGTGGCTCGAGTTGGTGCAGGGCAAGAACGGGCTCGTGCCGGGGGCGACGGATCCCGGCGACGAGACGCAGGGGCCGAAGCCCGACGTGACGGTGAACTTTGCCACGCAGGCCGATGTGCTCATCAATACGAAGGCTGCGGCGCGGGTGGCGGGGGCCACGCTGATGGACCGTCCGGAGTGGATCACGGTGGCGCCGGACAAGAGCATCTATTGCACGCTGACCAACAATTCGGGTCGCGCGGTGACCGACAAGGCGAATCCGCGCACGAAGAACCTGCACGGCCACATCGTCAAGTGGCGCGAGGCGGACAGTGCACCGACTGCGACGACGTTCACGTGGGAGGTGTTCCTCCTTGCGGGCGATCCGTCGATCCCCCTCACCGGCAACATCAACGGCGACACCTTCTCGAGCCCCGATGGAATCCACGTCGACCTGCAGGGCCGGCTCTGGGTGGAGACGGACATGAGCGTGCCCGGCACCTCGGGGGCCGAAGGGAAATCGAACGTCGACGTCTTCGGCAACAACTCGATGTACAACGTCGACCCGGTCACGAAGAAGTCGCAGCGCTTCCTCGTCGGCCCCACCGGTTGCGAGATCACGGGCATCACGCACACGCCGGATTTGACGACCTTCTTCGTCAACATCCAGCACCCTTCGGGCACCTGGCCGTCGAGCGTGCAGGGCAATTCCCTCCCTCCGCGCTCCTCCACCATCGTCATCCGCCGCACCGACGGCCAACCCGTCGGCGCTTAAAAGAGAAAGGGCGGCTATGAAAGCCGCCCCTTCGAACCCCGCCTCCCAGCCTCCCCCTCCGGGGGAGGGGGCGGTTGGCAACGATGTTTCGGCTCCCTCCCCCTCCGGGGGAGGGGGCGGTTGGCAACGATGTTTCGGCTCCCTCCCCCTCCGGGGGAGGGTTGGGGTGGGGGAGCCCTACGGCGAGATCAACGCCGCGGCGAGATCCGTCGACTTCGGTCCGACGATGACGTGGATCAACGTGCTCGAGAAGCGTTGCACGGCTTGGGCGCCGAGGCGCTTCAATGCGCCTTCGTCGACCTTGTCGGCGTCCACCAGCTCCGCACGGAGGCGGCTGCCGGCGACGGGCTCGGTCACGCGCAGATTGCCCTCGCCTCCGAGAGCGGCGACCCAGGCGGCGCGATCGATGCCGGTGACGCTTCCCGCTTGTCGGACCGCGGGCTTCGCGGCGATGGCCGGGCTGGCGACGGCCGCTTGCGGCTCGAGGGAGGCGCCGCCCGCGGCGAGGGCCGCGCGGATCGTGTCGGCGACCAGATCGGCCTCGGGGCCGAGGACGACTTGCAGCGTGCGCGGGCCGGGGCGAACCACGCCCTTGGCGCCGAGGCGCTTGAGCGCGGGCTCGTCGATGATGTCGTTCTTCTCGACGCTGAGGCGCAGACGCGTCGTGCAGGCGTCGACCTCGAGCAGGTTCTTCGCACCGCCGAGGGCGCGGACGAACGCGTAGGCGCGCTCTGCATCACCGACGACCAGCGGTGCAGCGCTTGCCGCGGCGTCGGCGGCCTCACGGCCCGGCGTGGCCAGGTTGAAGTAGCGGATGCACGCGTTGAATACGACGTAATACACGGCGAAGTAGGCCGCGCCGACGGGGAAGAGGAGCAACGGATTTTCCGCGATGCCGAACGACAGCACGTAGTCGATGACGCCCGCGGAGAAGTTGAACCCGAGGCGGATGTGAAGCGCATTCACGATGACGAATGCGATGCCCGTCAGCACCGCGTGCACGGCATACAGCGCGGGCGCGAGGAAGACGAACGCGAACTCCACCGGCTCGGTGACGCCGGTGAGGAACGACGTCAGCGCCATCGAGAAGAGCAACCCGCCGACGGCCTTGCGGTTCTCGGGGCGGGCCGTGCGGTACATGGCGAGGCATGCTGCCGGCAGACCGAACATCATCACCGGGAAGAAGCCGGTCATAAAGATGCCGGCGTGAGGATCCTGCGCGAAGAACCGAGGAAGGTCACCGTGGACGATCTTCCCGCTCGCGTCGGTGAAGTCACCGAACACCGTCCACACCATGCTGTTGATCACGTGGTGCAGACCCGTGACGAGGAGCAATCGATTGAGGATGCCGTAGATGAAGACGCCCAGCGCGCCCGCTTCCAGCAGCCAATTCCCCAGCGCGGCGATGACGTGCTGAATCGGCAGCCAGATGACGCCGAAGAGCATCCCGAAGAAGACGCACACGAACCCGGTCACGATGGGGACGAAGCGTTTGCCGCCGAAGAAGGCGAGGTATTCGGGCAGCTTGATGTCCTTGAATCGGTTGTAGAGCAGACCTGCCGCGACGCCGCAGAAGATGCCGCCGAGGACACCCATGTTGATCTTCTCTTTGGCGTCGGGGTTCTCCATCGCCTTGATCACGGCGGTCAGAACCAAATAACCGACGCTGCCGGCGAGGCCGGCCACGCCCGAATTCTCTTTGGCGAAGCCGACGGCCACACCGATGGCGAACAAGAGAGGCAGGTTGCCGAAGATCGCATCGCCCGCTTGCGCGACGACCTTGATGTTCAGCATATCCGGCTGACCGAGCCGGAGCAGCAACCCCGCCAACGGCAGGACTGCGATGGGCAGCATGAGCGCGCGCCCGAGCTGCTGGACCTTTCCGAAGTTTATCTGCGACATGGAAGTCCTCCCTGAAAATTTAGGCGTCGGGCCACAAGGCGCGCGCACGCGCGCGGATCTCTTTTGCGGACGTGAGGTTCATCAGGACGGTCGTCTGCCGGCGGCACGCTTCGTATTCGAGCGTGCGCACTTTGGCTTTGACCTCGGCCACGACGCCGGCGCTGACGGAAAGCTCCGTCACGCCGAGTCCCACCAAGATGGGAAGCGCGTCCAGATCGGAGGCGAGTGCTCCGCAGATGCCCACCCATTTCCCGTGGCGGGTCGCACCCTCCACGGTCTTCGCGATGAGCCGCAGCACGGCGGGGTGAAGCCCGTCGAGCTTCTCCGCGAAGCCCGAATGGCAGCGATCCATCGCCAGGGTGTACTGCGTGAGATCGTTGGTGCCCAGCGACAGGAAGTCCGCGTGGCGGGCCAGTTGATCGGCGAGCAGGGCGGCCGACGGAACTTCGACCATGACGCCCAGCGACGGACGCTCGGTGAGGCCCATCTCCGAGGCGAGCGTGTCGAGGCGCTTGCGCACGAAGAGCAGCTCCTCGGCGTCGGACACCATGGGCAGCATGATCTTGCACGCCGACAGCGGTGTGACGCCCAGCAGCGCGCGCAGCTGCGTATCGAGCAACTCCGGCTCGGCGAACCCGGAGCGGATGCCGCGAAGGCCCAGCGCCGGATTGTCTTCCTTGGGGAAGGGCAGGAACGGGAGGGGCTTGTCGCCGCCCGCATCCAAGGTGCGGATGATCGCCGAGCGGCCATCGAGCGCGTTGATCACGGCCTGGTAGGCGGCGAGCTGCTCGCCTTCGGTCGGCGGATCTTGGCGATCGACGAAGAGCAGCTCCGTGCGCAGGAGGCCCACGCCGTCGGCACCCTGCTCGACGGATTCGCGTGCGTCGGTCTCCGTGGCGATGTTCGCGGCGACCTCGATGCGGTGGCCGTCGCGCGTGATGGCCGGCAAGCCGACCTTGGCCAGCGCCTCCGCATGGCGTGAAGCGCGCTCGGACATGGCCTTGCGCGCGGCCGCGAGACGCTCCGCGCTCGGCTTCGTATCGAGGCGGCCCGCGTTGGCGTCGAGCACCACTTCGGTGCCGTGCGCCACGGAGAAGACCGGCGCGCCCATGGCGACCAGCCCGGGAACGCCGATGGCGCGCGCCAGAATGGCCACGTGCGAGGTGGCGCCGCCTTTGGCCGTGCAGAGCCCGACGATGCGCGATTTGTCGAGGCGCGTGAACTCGGACAGGGCCAGATCGTCCGCCACGATGATCGATTGCGCGAAGAGCTCCGGCTCGGGCAGCGCCTCGCCGCTCATCGCGAGGAGAACGCGTCGCTCGAGGTCGCGCAGGTCGGTGATGCGCTCGGCCAAGAGCGGATTGCCCAGGCGCGAGAGGACGTCGCACTCGGCGTTCACGGCGTTGCGGTACGCGAGGCCCGCGCTCACGCCGGTGCCCACCGCGCGCTCCGTGTTGGAGACGATTTCCGGATCATCGAGCAAGGCCTGGTGCGCGACGAACATGTCGTGCTCCTGGCGTGCGTGCCGCGCTTCGGCATCGCGAATCGCCGCAGCCACTTCCGCCCGCACCGTGGCCAGCGCATTGGCCAGCCGCTCGAATTCCGCATCCAGGTTGCCCAGTGCCGGCGGCGGCTCCACATCGACGCTGCCCAGCCGCACGACCTGCCCCACGGCCAGCCCGGGGGACGCGCAGACGCCTTCGAGCGCACCGCCGGTCAGCTTTCCGCGCAGAGGAAGCGCAGGCGCCGAGGTGCCGTTCTCTTTGTGTCCGTCCTTGGCATCCGCCGTTTGCAACGCCGCCACGACACCGGCCAGTGCCGTATCCGCCGAAGCGCCGCGCACGTGCACGGTGACGCGATCACCCTCTTTGGTGCCGAGCCCCATGAGCGCCACGACGCTGCGTGCATTCACGGTGCGACCGCCGAAGGACACCGAGACCTCGCCGCCGAAACGGCGCGCCGCCGCCTGCACCAGCGCCGCTGGACGCGCGTGCAATCCACCATGGTGCGCGACCACGGCCTCGCCCTGCTTCTCTTCGAGCGCGACGCCGGGCGTGTGACGCGTCGCCGCGACCTCCCCAGAGGCGCGCGCGAGCGGCGCATCCTTGGGATCGCGCCGTCGCACGTGGATCAGCCGCGATTTGCCGGCTTCCACGGATCCTGATTGTCGCCAGGAGATCGCGTACTCGTCGCTGTTGGCGATTAACATCAACGTCAGCAGCGAGGGCACCGCACGGGCCACTTGGTCGATGTCGAAGGTGATGAGCGGATCGCCCGCGGACACGCGTGCGCCCTCTTGGACGTGCGACGTGAAGCCGCGACCCTCCAGGTGCACGGTATCGATGCCCACGTGAATGAGCACCTCGGCCCCGTTCTCCGCCGTGATGGTCACCGCATGCCCCGCGCGATGGCGGTGGGTGACCACGCCGTCACACGGTGAGAGCACGCGGTTCGACAGAGGTTCGACGGCCACGCCGTCGCCCATCATCCGCGTGGAAAATACCGGATCGGGAACGTCTTCCAGCGGCACCACGATGCCGCTGAGCGGGGAAGTCAGGGGCAGCTCGGCGAGCTTTGCCCCACTCTCTGGCCAGCGAAGCATACGGTCCATCGAGGGATCACTCCTCGGAGACTCGAGTTCTATCGGCAAACGAGGCTCGACCTTCGGCATGGTGCCCCTCCATGGGAAAACTCAACGGGTGTGGGTCACTTTGGAAAGATGGCGTGGTACGTCCGGATTCAGTCCGCGCATCTCCGCCACGCGCGCGGCAATAAGATAAAAAGTTTGGATTGCCAAAATCGGATCGAGAACTTCGTTTTCAGCAACTGCAAGTGTTACGTCGCGCTCTTTGATGTCGGCCGGCGCCGCGAGGATCACGCGCGCACCGCGTCCGCGCATCTCGGTGGCCAATTCGAGCAGGCCTTTCTGCTCCGGGCCGCGCAGCGCGAAAATGAACAGAGGATAACCCTGTTCGATGAGGGCCATCGGGCCGTGCTTGATCTCGGCGCCGCTGAACGCCTCGGCCTGAATGGACGACGTTTCCTTCAATTTGAGGGCGGCTTCCGCGGCCACGGCAAAGCCGAGCCCGCGCCCCACCACCATGGCGCGATCGGTCACCGCCAAGGCATCGACGGCAATCGAACCATCGATTTGCGTCGCCTGCTCCAAATGCGTCGGCAGCGCGGCCAGCGCTTTGAGCAAATTGGGGTCCCTGCGCCAATGGCCCACGAGGCGCGCCAATGCAGCGAGTGCACCGATGTAGCTCTTCGTCGCGGCCACGCTTTGCTCGGGCCCCGCACAGAGCGGCACCGTCCATTTGCACGCGTGCGCGAGCGGCGATTCAGTGCGATTCACGAAGGCCACCGTGGTGGCACCGCGCTGGCCCAATGCGGCCATGGTCTCCACCAAATCGGGGCTCTGTCCGGATTGCGATACTGCGACCGCGAGTTGCCCATTCACCGCGAGCGGCGCATGGTGCAATGTGGCCAACGACATGGGGAGCGACACGACGGGCACGCCCACCGTGAGCATCGTCAGGTAACCAAAGTAATTGGCCGCATGGTCCGAGCTACCACGCGCCACCGTGAGAACCACCTGCGGGGGCTTTTCCACCAGGGTTCGCCCGAGCACGGCGAGGCCTTCGTCGGCTTGAAGACGCTGCGTGCTGACCACCGAGGCCGAGGCCAATGCCTCTTTCAACATCAACGAGCCCACAAGCATTCTCCTTCGCCAAAAACGGTGACGACCTTCAATTCACGATCGACGACGACCACGTCCGCCCATGCCCCCTGCTCGAGGCGACCGCGGTCCTTCAAGTTCAAATACTCGGCGGGGTAAAAGGACAATCTGCGCGAGGCATCTTCGATGCGCAGTCCCACGGACTGCACCAAGTTGCGCAGCGCCTGATCCATCGTCAGGGCGCTACCGGCGATTGTACCATCAGAGAGGCGAACCGCGCCTAGACATTTCGTCACGGTGTTCGATCCAAGTCGATATTCGCCATCGGGCATGCCGGCAGCGGCCGTGGAATCCGTGACGGCGAACAATCGCGGAATGGTGCGGAATGCGGCGCGCATCGCACCTGGGTGCACGTGTCGCAAGTCCGGGATCAATTCTGCATATTCCGCATGAGCCAATGCGGCGCCGACGGCACCCGGTTCGCGATGGTGCAATCCCGTCATGGCATTGAACAAATGGGTGAAGCCTGCGGCTCCGTGTTCCAGGGCGGCCACGCTGTCTTCGTAGCTTCCCGCCGTGTGGCCTATCTGCACCCGAATGCCCTTGGCCGATATTGCCCGAATGGCCTCCAGGTGTCCGGTGATTTCCGGAGCCAATGTGAGCACGCGAATGGGCGCCATCGCATTGTAGCGATCCAATTCGTGCATGACGGCGACGCGCACATTGCTAGGTTGCGCGCCCAGCTTGCCCGAATTGATGTACGGCCCCTCGAGGTGCACACCGAGCACTCGGGCGCCGCCCGAAATGTGCTCGCGGCACGTCGGCCCCACGGCGGTCAGCGCTTTTTCGATTTCCGCCGACGGCGCGGTCATCGTCGTGGCGAGCATCGACGTCGTGCCGTGGCGCGCGTGCATCTTCGCAATGGTGCGCGCGGCATCGCCGCCCTCCATCACGTCGCGACCCCCGCCGCCGTGCACGTGCAAATCCATGAAGCCCGGCAGCACGAACAAATCGCCATTGCCTGTATGGCTTGACTGGCCGGCCTGCTCCGGATCGACCGGTTCGCCTTCGACGACCTCGATGTGCTCTTTGAAGGCAATGCGCCCGCGGAGCCAGCCCGATGGTGTGAGGATGTTGCCCGCCAACGAATGCAGTGTCATCGGCGAAGCTCCGCGACGAAGTCGTAGTAGTCGTTGCGGCAGTAGCTGTCGGTGACTTCGATCGCCACATTGTTGGCGGTGAAGCCGATACGGGTGACCAAGAGCATCGCTTGTCCCGGGGTTACGTTGGCCAGTCGTGCGATTTTCTTCGACGCGTTGACCGCGCGGAAGTGCTGCAAGGCACGCACGATGGGATGCCCCAGCGCATCGAGGTGCGCATAGAGCGAGGTTCCCACCGCGCGCGGGTCGGGCAAGTAGGTGACGGGGATCGCGGTCATCTCGATGGCCATCACCACGCCATCGGCGAGCCTCTGTCGCTCCAGCCGCGCAACTTGCGACGTGGGCGAGAGGCCGAGTTTCAAGATCTCGTCGTGGTTGGGCGTGTCGATGCGGCGATCGAGCCAGACCGTCGATGGCTCGAAGCCCTTGCGCTTCAGGGTCTCGGTGAAGTGCGTCAGCCTCGAGAGGGAGTGCTCGAGGCGGGGCGCGATGAAGGTCCCGGATCCTTGACGGCGGTGAACGAGCTGCTGTTCGACTAGGACATCGAGCGCCTTCCGCGCCGTGACCCGCGACACCCCCAGCTTCTCCGAAAGCACCCGTTCCGACGGCAAGGCTTCCTCCGCCTGCCACTGGCCCGAGTGGATCGCATCCGCGAGGTTGTGCGCAAGCTGCACGTAGAGAGGCGTGGGGTCGTCGCTATTCGGCTTCAGCACGTTCCACCGCTTGTTCATGGACACGCCATTGGTGAGTCTCGCTCCGTTGTCCACGCTTGGTGGGATAGTACCACTATAATACCATGTCAATACCAGCCGTAGCAGGCCGAAGCAGGACTGCGATGTGTTACGTCAACAACCGGTGGTCAGTTTCGCCGGTGTATTTCGCGGTGCGTCAAACGGATCGGCCGGGGATCGAAAAGAGGTCGGATGACTTTCTGGTATTGACCTGGTCTTTAACTGGTAGTATCTCCGGCTGACCTTGCATACTTGCAAGCTGTGACGTCGCTCACGTTTCATAGGCAGTTGATTCCGTCGTATCCATGCCGTGCGGGGCGTGATACGGCTGGAAACCTCGTCGGAGCGTCGTCCTTTCTCTGACTCACCGATCAACGTTCACCGTTCACGATTCAACAGGGAGCAAACGGATGATGTTATTGGGCCGGAGTATTCCATGGTTCGGCGCCGGGTCGTCCCGGTGCACGGGTTCTTCGCGTGTGCGAAAGCGCAGTCGCGCCGGTAAGGCGTGTTTAGTGAGCCTCGCGGCACTCGCGGGACTTGGTTGGGTATCGCCCAAGACGGCGTCCGCCGACATTACCTCGGATCGCGTCGAATTTTTTCAATACGGCCGTATGGGTATCGGCTGGACGAAGAGCGGGCAGGTGATTCAGGGCCAGTCGATGAACCTGACGGGCGGCGGTCTCGGAGGTCGTCTCGAAGAGGGCGACTACATCCAGCCGGGCGTTCGTTTTCACCTGAAAAAAGGCGAGAGCGCGACGGATACGACCGTCGACGTCGTGAACGACTACGAGGTCTTTTCAAACGGCGCCGGCATCCTCTCCGACCTTGCGAACGGTGAAGTCGGACAGCTGAGGATCTTGCCGCAGCAGTTCTACGTCCAAGCGAAGAACATTTTCACGCCGGGTCTCGAGATTTGGCTCGGATCTCGCCTCTATCGTAAGAACGACATCCACATCGCCGACTACTTCTATTTCAATCGGTTGAATGGTCAGGGTGCTGGCGCGATCTATACGCACCCGAAGTTCGGTGAAATCGATGTTGCTATTCTCGAGCAGACGGGAAGCAACAATTTCTTCCGTATCAATGCCGGTGCGCCGGGAGGCGATCCCGTCTATCCGTACGGGTACCGCGCTCGCACCATCTTCGTCGGGCAATACAAGTATCCGCTGCCGATGCGGACGAGCTTCGTCCAAGCGCTCGGTGAGTATCACGTCGTTCCGCGCCAACAAAAGCAGGACGAGGGCACGGCCGCCAACGTCAATCCGCCCGATTGGGGTGCCGCGTTCGGTCTGAAACTCCACTTGGACTTCGGCGGCGACTCCTTCAACGACACCTCCATCCGCTACGGCATGCGCCTTGCGAACGGTGCGCAAAGCGGCGGTGCCACGTACAACACTTTCGGCGTGACGACCGAGGAAGGCACGTACAAGGGAGCGTACGGCGTCGAGTTCGTCGAGCACTTCGTGTGGGATATCGACAAAATCGCCGGCATTAACGGCTATTTTCTTGCCCACTACAGCACCGGCGCGCGTTACGACGGGATCGATCCAAACGCGCCCGCGCAGCCCGGCGGAGCCGCCCACAACGTCAACGAACGCTTGAACTACGCGTTCGGTATCCGCCCCATCATCTATTTGCGTGACGACTTCCACCTCGTCACCGAGGCGACCTACCAGGCGCGCAAAGACGAAAACCTGGCCATGGGCTCGGCGGTGAAGCTCTCCGTCGTCCCGACCATCGTGCCGGCCGGCGGTCGCAGCGTGTGGAGCCGTCCGCATCTCCGCGCGATTTACACCTTGGGCATCTACAATAAGGCTGCCCAAGATCAATTGATGTCGCCCTTCCTGCAGACCGTGGGCGAGACCAGGCTGGCTCACTACGTTGGCCTCCGCGCCGAGTGGTGGTTCTAATCATTACGAAACATGTTTCGTAGTCCGGGAGCGGCTTGATGGGATGAGTCGCTCCGCCCGTGTGAGGGCGGAGCGCCCCAGAACATCACTTATTTAACCGCAGTACCGGTTAGCTTGACGCTGCAGAAGACATTGGCCGTACCGGCCCCTTGGACCGAGAGCACGCCATCGGCCCCCAGCGCCAACGTCGCCGACGTCACGTTCACGCTGTACGTCGTCGACCCATCGGAAAGCTGGCACTGCGTGCGCGCCTTCAATTTTGCGTGCGTCGCATCGGTGTGGACGAACGGGATCTTACATCCTTGAACGTCAGCGACGACCTCGTTTGCGTTCGCCCCGGCGACGACCTCCGACTGCTTCCCATTGAGATCGATGGGGGTCGAGAGACATGGGGAGGAGGCGTTGCTCCCCGCTTGAAAGGTCCACGTTCCGACGAACGCGGATGCAAAGATCTCCTCTTCACCTTGATCAACCGTGTCATCGGCGGCGGATGCCGTGCTTCCCACCGTCAAGCCGAAGGATGCGGTAACGAGACCGAGCACAAATGCGATGCTCCATTTCTTGAACATGGATTCCTCCAACGCGGTCTTTTGATTTCCTGCAGATTGGGCAATCTCAATCGTTCGCTAAGTGCTGAGACTGCCTGCGGATACGGCGCGCGGCCTCAAGCAAGTAATAGTCCGCCAAGCTTTCGGCTTCTTTCGACCAACCAATGATCGCGTCGATCGGGGTAACCCTGATCGCGAGGATCAGGGTCTGCGTCGGAGGCGCGACGATTGCGCGCGGTGTCATTCGCCGAAAACGCGGCGAATTCCGCGAGGCATGCACGGTGCAGAGCCGCCGCGACCATGTTGCGAACTACGAACTTCTTGTTCGCGGGAGCGCTTGCGCTACTCGCATGTTCGGGCGATGTGCCGGATGCCGCGGAGCCCATGGCCCAAACCATGTCGTCGCCGGTCGCGGCCGAGCAAGATGCCGTTGCCGCCGCCATTCGCGTCGCGCCGTACATCGATATCACGATGAACACGCCGACATTGCCCGCCGTCGCCCGCGCAACGGGGCAGAAGTATTTCACGCTCGCCTTCGTACTCGGCAGCAGCGCGGGGTGCGATCCTCAATGGGGAGGCACGATTCCTCTTAAGGAGCCGCGCATCATCAACCAGATCAACGAGCTGCGAGGCTTGGGGGGCGACGTCATCATCGCCTCGGGCGGCGCGATGAGCCCGTACCTCGAGAATTTGTGCGGCTCCGCATCCGCCCTCGCCGCAGCCTACCGCAAGGTGCTCGATGCCACCGGCGCTACGCACCTGGACATCGATGTCGAGGCGAGCATCCCGCAAGACACGGTGAATACGGCGCTGGCCACCATTCAGCGCGAACGCGGCACGGTGATCAGCTACACCTTGCGCATTCAGGGACAGGACTACGGGCTCGATCCGTATTCGGTCACCGTCTTGAAGAGCGCCGCGGCCAAGGGCGTGAACGTCATCGTCAACCCGATGCTCATGAACTTCGGCTACTCCGGCGACTGGGGCAATGCCATGGTGTCGGCGGCCAATGCCACGCTCGCCCAGATCAAACGCGAGGTCTGGCCGAACAAGACCGACGCCCAGCTGCGTGCGATGTTCGGCGTCACACCGATGATCGGCCGCAACGACTCGGGCATGATCACGACGCAGGCCCACGCGCGCAACCTTCTCTCGTGGTCGCGTACGAACAAGATCGCGTTCATCGGCTTCTGGTCGGTGGGGCGCGACAACGGCGGGTGCCCAAACGGCGGGGTGTCGCCAACCTGCAGCGGCATTTCGCAGTCCACGTACGAATTTACCAATATTTTCAAAGGCTTCTGACGCGTTTGTCTTTTGCACGCACCATCCGTCGGTCGCCGGCCGATGGACCGAGCGCATGCTACTCGGATGGACGCGGCAGATGATGCGGGCGGACGACGTCGTCCTTTACGTTCTTTACGCCGACTCCGTGGCGGCATATGAGGAGGAGGCGGTGTTGCCCGGCCGGTCGATCGTGGCGACGCCGCACTCCGTGCTGCTGTTCGTCGAAGACTGGGTGCTGCGCAGCGAGTTCGAGGTGCGCTCCTTCGTCGACATGGTGGTCGACGCTTGGTACGACGTGCGCGATCTTCAAGCGGGCCGCGCACTGCGTGACACGACCGAGCTCGATGCGAGCGAGGCCGTGACGTTGGGGCCCGGTCACGAAGAGCGGCTTCCGGATCTTCGCGATGGCGTCGTGGTCGAGGACCTCGAGGCGGTCGCGGGTTCTGCACGTGCCAACGCGGTCGTGGCCAAGGTCGACGGTGTCGTCGTTGCGTGTGACGGGGTCGCACTGCGCAGTGCACGGGATGTGCGCGTGTTCGCGCAACGGCTCGTGGCCACCTGGAGCGTGGTCGGCTATTTGCGCACCGGCAACGAATCTCCGATGCACGTGTAGCGATACCGCTTGGCGATGCGGCCGTAGTCCCAGGCATGCGAATGCGAAGTCTGGGGATTTTTGTCGCGGTGGTCGCGGCCGTGGTGGCGGTGGGCGTGGGGCAATCGCGGGCGGACACGCCGGCACCGAAGGCGACGGGCCCGGCCGTGCCCGTCGTGGTGGAGCTCTTTTCGTCGGAAGGGTGCAGCAGTTGCCCGCCGGCCGATGCCTTCATCGAGCAGCTCGAACGGACACAACCCGTCGAGGGCGTGTCGATCATCGCGCTCGGGCAGCACGTGGACTATTGGGACGACCTCGGTTGGCCGGATCCGTTCGGCCACCCGCGCTTCACCGCGCGGCAGAAGCAGTATGCCGGCGTGCTGGCCGATTCGCGCATCTACACGCCGGAGATCGTCGTCGATGGGCGAGCGATCCTCGAGCGCGGTGACAAGGCGTCGACGGCGCGTGCGCTGCAGGCGGCGGCGCGTGAGCCGAGGGCGCGCGTCACGTTGAATCGACGCGGCGACCGCGTGGCGGTGGATGTTGCCAACGTGCCGGCGGGCAGCGACACCGCGGAAGTGTGGTTGGCCATCACCGAGAGCGGCCTCTCCACGCGCGTGGAGCGCGGGGAAAATGCGGGGCGTGTGCTGTCCCACGCGCCCGTCGTGCGCGCACTGCGCAAGCTGGGCAACGCCGAGGG encodes:
- a CDS encoding SIS domain-containing protein, coding for MGSLMLKEALASASVVSTQRLQADEGLAVLGRTLVEKPPQVVLTVARGSSDHAANYFGYLTMLTVGVPVVSLPMSLATLHHAPLAVNGQLAVAVSQSGQSPDLVETMAALGQRGATTVAFVNRTESPLAHACKWTVPLCAGPEQSVAATKSYIGALAALARLVGHWRRDPNLLKALAALPTHLEQATQIDGSIAVDALAVTDRAMVVGRGLGFAVAAEAALKLKETSSIQAEAFSGAEIKHGPMALIEQGYPLFIFALRGPEQKGLLELATEMRGRGARVILAAPADIKERDVTLAVAENEVLDPILAIQTFYLIAARVAEMRGLNPDVPRHLSKVTHTR
- the nagA gene encoding N-acetylglucosamine-6-phosphate deacetylase; translation: MTLHSLAGNILTPSGWLRGRIAFKEHIEVVEGEPVDPEQAGQSSHTGNGDLFVLPGFMDLHVHGGGGRDVMEGGDAARTIAKMHARHGTTSMLATTMTAPSAEIEKALTAVGPTCREHISGGARVLGVHLEGPYINSGKLGAQPSNVRVAVMHELDRYNAMAPIRVLTLAPEITGHLEAIRAISAKGIRVQIGHTAGSYEDSVAALEHGAAGFTHLFNAMTGLHHREPGAVGAALAHAEYAELIPDLRHVHPGAMRAAFRTIPRLFAVTDSTAAAGMPDGEYRLGSNTVTKCLGAVRLSDGTIAGSALTMDQALRNLVQSVGLRIEDASRRLSFYPAEYLNLKDRGRLEQGAWADVVVVDRELKVVTVFGEGECLWAR
- a CDS encoding GntR family transcriptional regulator, which gives rise to MNKRWNVLKPNSDDPTPLYVQLAHNLADAIHSGQWQAEEALPSERVLSEKLGVSRVTARKALDVLVEQQLVHRRQGSGTFIAPRLEHSLSRLTHFTETLKRKGFEPSTVWLDRRIDTPNHDEILKLGLSPTSQVARLERQRLADGVVMAIEMTAIPVTYLPDPRAVGTSLYAHLDALGHPIVRALQHFRAVNASKKIARLANVTPGQAMLLVTRIGFTANNVAIEVTDSYCRNDYYDFVAELRR
- a CDS encoding carbohydrate porin; amino-acid sequence: MSLAALAGLGWVSPKTASADITSDRVEFFQYGRMGIGWTKSGQVIQGQSMNLTGGGLGGRLEEGDYIQPGVRFHLKKGESATDTTVDVVNDYEVFSNGAGILSDLANGEVGQLRILPQQFYVQAKNIFTPGLEIWLGSRLYRKNDIHIADYFYFNRLNGQGAGAIYTHPKFGEIDVAILEQTGSNNFFRINAGAPGGDPVYPYGYRARTIFVGQYKYPLPMRTSFVQALGEYHVVPRQQKQDEGTAANVNPPDWGAAFGLKLHLDFGGDSFNDTSIRYGMRLANGAQSGGATYNTFGVTTEEGTYKGAYGVEFVEHFVWDIDKIAGINGYFLAHYSTGARYDGIDPNAPAQPGGAAHNVNERLNYAFGIRPIIYLRDDFHLVTEATYQARKDENLAMGSAVKLSVVPTIVPAGGRSVWSRPHLRAIYTLGIYNKAAQDQLMSPFLQTVGETRLAHYVGLRAEWWF
- a CDS encoding chitinase; the protein is MLRTTNFLFAGALALLACSGDVPDAAEPMAQTMSSPVAAEQDAVAAAIRVAPYIDITMNTPTLPAVARATGQKYFTLAFVLGSSAGCDPQWGGTIPLKEPRIINQINELRGLGGDVIIASGGAMSPYLENLCGSASALAAAYRKVLDATGATHLDIDVEASIPQDTVNTALATIQRERGTVISYTLRIQGQDYGLDPYSVTVLKSAAAKGVNVIVNPMLMNFGYSGDWGNAMVSAANATLAQIKREVWPNKTDAQLRAMFGVTPMIGRNDSGMITTQAHARNLLSWSRTNKIAFIGFWSVGRDNGGCPNGGVSPTCSGISQSTYEFTNIFKGF
- a CDS encoding DUF1223 domain-containing protein, which produces MRMRSLGIFVAVVAAVVAVGVGQSRADTPAPKATGPAVPVVVELFSSEGCSSCPPADAFIEQLERTQPVEGVSIIALGQHVDYWDDLGWPDPFGHPRFTARQKQYAGVLADSRIYTPEIVVDGRAILERGDKASTARALQAAAREPRARVTLNRRGDRVAVDVANVPAGSDTAEVWLAITESGLSTRVERGENAGRVLSHAPVVRALRKLGNAEGGAFRADAALELDPKWKPAAVHAVVFVQRAKSRRIVGAAQI